A region of Mesorhizobium sp. AR02 DNA encodes the following proteins:
- a CDS encoding TetR/AcrR family transcriptional regulator: MAGRPREFDRDQALEKAQDAFWMRGYEGTSMADLVSVLGIASARIYAAFGSKEDLFREAVGLYEANEGGFATRALAEEPIARSAIERMLREAVETYTKPGRPQGCMVVSAATNCAVENDRVQEWLAEHRRARTVSIVERLNEAVRDGELKPGTDAEALGDYYATLMHGLSVQARDGVPNKRLHDLVTVAMQALDARLAGRP, from the coding sequence ATGGCGGGCAGACCGAGGGAGTTCGATCGCGATCAGGCGCTGGAGAAGGCGCAGGATGCCTTTTGGATGCGCGGTTACGAAGGCACCTCGATGGCCGATCTCGTCTCGGTGCTCGGCATCGCCTCCGCGCGCATCTATGCGGCCTTTGGTTCGAAGGAAGATCTGTTTCGGGAAGCGGTCGGGCTCTATGAGGCCAATGAAGGCGGTTTTGCCACGCGAGCCTTGGCTGAAGAGCCGATCGCCCGGAGCGCCATCGAGCGAATGCTGCGCGAGGCCGTCGAAACCTATACGAAGCCAGGGCGGCCGCAGGGCTGCATGGTGGTATCGGCAGCCACCAACTGCGCCGTCGAGAATGACCGTGTGCAGGAGTGGCTGGCGGAACACCGCCGGGCGCGCACGGTATCGATCGTCGAGCGGCTGAACGAGGCCGTTCGGGACGGCGAACTGAAACCGGGTACGGATGCGGAGGCACTGGGCGACTACTACGCCACGCTCATGCACGGACTTTCGGTACAGGCGCGTGACGGCGTACCAAACAAGCGCCTGCACGATCTCGTCACTGTCGCCATGCAGGCGCTGGACGCAAGGCTGGCAGGACGCCCCTGA
- a CDS encoding MFS transporter, whose translation MSSLDQGAPLDVAPTQAGAGSRRGATLALLAFAQLIIALDLNIVFVALPEIGSGLGFSGQTLQWVVSAYTVFTGGFLLFGGRAADLVGQRRVFIFALWLYALSLLGGLAWSPGVIIAARAVQGIGAAFLFPATLSLINRLFAEGPERNRALAVWGGAGASGLTLGSLAGGFLTSAFGWPAVFYVNVALAGIAIAAAFAIIPRDPKRHTRRNFDLPGALTVTAGATLLVFTLVQGPDYGWTSPTILASALLAAFFLIVFTVIEARSADPLMPLRLFRNRSLVAGMTITFLYTGTFGALPYFLTVLLQTVHGFTALETGLAFLVPSIAIATGTQLGERLATRFSTRSTLVGGMMIGAAGTGLMVLGASA comes from the coding sequence ATGAGTTCACTGGATCAAGGCGCACCGCTGGATGTCGCGCCAACTCAAGCAGGGGCTGGCAGCAGGCGCGGCGCCACGCTGGCGCTGCTGGCCTTCGCCCAGCTCATCATCGCGCTCGACCTCAACATCGTCTTCGTGGCGCTGCCGGAAATCGGCTCGGGCCTCGGCTTTTCCGGCCAGACATTGCAATGGGTGGTGAGCGCCTACACGGTCTTCACCGGCGGCTTCCTGCTGTTTGGCGGCCGTGCCGCCGACCTTGTCGGCCAGCGCCGCGTCTTCATCTTTGCACTCTGGCTTTATGCGCTTTCGCTGCTCGGTGGCCTCGCCTGGTCGCCCGGAGTCATCATCGCAGCGCGTGCCGTGCAAGGCATTGGTGCTGCCTTCCTGTTTCCGGCGACACTGTCGCTGATCAATCGCCTGTTCGCCGAGGGACCGGAGCGCAATCGCGCGCTTGCGGTCTGGGGCGGCGCCGGGGCAAGCGGCTTGACCCTCGGCTCCCTGGCGGGAGGGTTTTTGACCAGCGCCTTCGGCTGGCCGGCCGTCTTCTATGTCAATGTGGCGCTGGCCGGGATCGCCATCGCCGCCGCCTTTGCCATCATCCCGCGTGATCCGAAACGGCACACGCGTCGCAATTTCGACCTGCCCGGCGCGCTCACCGTCACCGCGGGCGCCACGCTGCTGGTCTTCACGCTGGTTCAGGGACCGGACTATGGCTGGACGTCACCGACAATCCTCGCCAGCGCCCTGCTTGCAGCGTTCTTCCTGATTGTCTTCACCGTAATCGAGGCAAGGAGCGCCGACCCGCTGATGCCGCTGCGCCTGTTCCGCAACCGCAGCCTGGTCGCCGGCATGACGATCACCTTCCTCTACACGGGGACATTCGGGGCCCTGCCCTATTTCCTAACCGTGCTGCTGCAGACCGTGCATGGTTTCACCGCGCTGGAGACCGGCCTCGCCTTCCTGGTGCCGTCGATCGCCATCGCTACCGGCACGCAGCTAGGCGAACGCCTGGCGACACGCTTTTCGACACGCTCGACCCTGGTTGGCGGCATGATGATCGGAGCGGCTGGCACAGGCTTGATGGTCCTTGGCGCTTCGGCCTAG
- a CDS encoding polyprenyl synthetase family protein, protein MGVVLNIENGKREPASIKDLIDLTAADMGRVNELILSKAGSDVEMIPEVANHLISSGGKRLRPMLTLAAAQMFGYAGEGHVKLATSVEFMHTATLLHDDVVDESGMRRGKKTARMIWGNQASVLVGDFLLGQAFRMMVDVGSLEALDILSSAASIIAEGEVMQLAAAKNLETTEDEHFAVIKAKTAALFSAAAEVGPVIAQATRNDRAALRSYGMNLGLAFQLIDDALDYGGTSKDLGKNVGDDFREGKVTLPVILAYRRGTKAERTFWKRAIEDNVVDDAGLEKAIGLMTRHGAIADTIGRARHFGEIARDALAPLEETPQKSALIDVIDFCISRVN, encoded by the coding sequence GTGGGTGTCGTTCTCAACATCGAAAACGGGAAGCGGGAGCCCGCCTCCATCAAGGATCTGATCGATCTGACGGCCGCCGATATGGGGCGCGTCAACGAGTTGATCCTGTCCAAGGCCGGGTCCGACGTCGAGATGATCCCGGAGGTCGCCAACCATCTGATCTCGTCCGGCGGCAAACGGCTGCGGCCGATGCTGACACTCGCTGCCGCGCAGATGTTCGGCTATGCCGGCGAAGGCCATGTCAAACTCGCCACCTCGGTCGAGTTCATGCACACCGCAACTTTGCTGCACGACGACGTCGTCGACGAGAGCGGCATGCGCCGCGGCAAGAAGACCGCCCGCATGATCTGGGGCAACCAGGCGAGCGTGCTGGTCGGCGACTTCCTGCTCGGCCAGGCCTTCCGCATGATGGTCGATGTCGGCTCGCTCGAAGCGCTCGACATCCTGTCCAGTGCCGCCTCGATCATCGCTGAGGGCGAAGTCATGCAGCTTGCCGCCGCCAAGAACCTCGAAACCACCGAGGACGAGCACTTCGCCGTCATCAAGGCCAAGACCGCCGCGCTGTTTTCTGCTGCCGCTGAAGTCGGCCCCGTCATCGCCCAGGCGACACGCAACGACCGCGCGGCGCTGCGCTCCTACGGCATGAATCTCGGCCTTGCCTTCCAACTCATCGACGATGCGCTGGACTATGGCGGCACCAGCAAGGATCTCGGCAAGAATGTCGGCGACGATTTCCGCGAGGGCAAGGTGACCTTGCCGGTCATCCTCGCCTATCGGCGCGGCACCAAGGCCGAGCGCACCTTCTGGAAGCGCGCCATCGAGGACAATGTCGTCGACGACGCGGGGCTGGAAAAGGCGATCGGCCTGATGACGCGCCACGGCGCCATCGCCGACACGATCGGCCGCGCCCGCCATTTCGGCGAGATCGCCCGCGACGCGCTGGCACCGCTGGAAGAGACGCCGCAGAAATCGGCGCTGATCGATGTCATCGATTTCTGCATCAGCCGGGTGAACTGA
- a CDS encoding alpha/beta hydrolase, giving the protein MMRGWTIRLWHSFSTVGLLVGTLFFAASLTPSLNPRAVLVQGVLSGLCFAVGYGIGVFGLWLWAYLELPAPGPRKARMTKLVAAIVCAAIALVFLWRASAWQNSIRVLMDLEPVDSAQPFRVGLIALITFVLVLMLARLFQITFQFVAGRLARFIPRRIAIVAGVSVAVLLFGSIINGVLLRYALHVADSSYQELDALVEDSIQQPSDPAKTGSAASLIDWEHLGRTGREFITTGPTKQELQSFLKHDALEPIRVYTGLRSVDTPQDRAKLALAEMKRVGAFDRSILVIITPTGTGWIDPAAINTLEYLRGGDVASVAIQYSYLPSWLSLMVEPGYGGDAARALFAEVYGYWTTLPRDHRPKLYLHGLSLGAMNSEQSNELFEVLGDPYQGALWSGPPYSSRIWRSITSNRNPGSPAWLPRFRDGSYVRFTNQDNELDLPNAHWGPMRIVYLQYASDAVTFFEPRSFYRAPDWMAQPRGPDVSPDLRWYPIVTFLQLAVDMAGAATMPMGHGHVYAPEHYIDAWIEVTDVQGWSADDIARLKRHFARR; this is encoded by the coding sequence ATGATGCGAGGTTGGACGATCCGGCTCTGGCATTCGTTCTCGACGGTCGGCCTGCTTGTCGGCACCCTGTTCTTCGCAGCCTCGCTGACGCCTTCGCTCAACCCGCGCGCCGTGCTGGTACAGGGCGTCCTCTCGGGGCTTTGCTTTGCCGTGGGCTACGGCATCGGCGTCTTCGGCCTTTGGCTATGGGCCTATCTGGAGCTGCCGGCGCCCGGGCCGCGCAAGGCGCGGATGACCAAGCTGGTCGCGGCGATCGTCTGCGCGGCGATTGCGCTGGTCTTTCTCTGGCGCGCCTCCGCCTGGCAGAATTCAATTCGGGTCCTGATGGACCTCGAGCCGGTCGACAGCGCACAGCCTTTTCGCGTCGGGCTGATTGCGCTGATCACCTTCGTTCTGGTGTTGATGCTGGCGCGGCTCTTCCAGATCACGTTCCAGTTTGTCGCCGGCAGGCTTGCCCGTTTCATTCCCAGGCGCATCGCCATCGTCGCCGGGGTTTCGGTCGCTGTCCTGCTGTTCGGCAGCATCATCAATGGCGTTTTGCTCAGATATGCGCTCCATGTCGCCGACAGTTCCTACCAAGAGCTCGATGCCCTCGTCGAAGACAGCATCCAGCAGCCGAGCGATCCCGCCAAGACCGGCAGCGCCGCCTCGCTGATCGATTGGGAGCATCTTGGACGAACCGGTAGGGAATTCATCACCACCGGCCCGACGAAACAGGAGCTGCAATCGTTCCTCAAACACGATGCGCTCGAGCCGATCCGCGTCTATACCGGATTGCGCTCGGTTGATACACCGCAGGACAGGGCGAAGCTCGCGCTGGCAGAGATGAAACGCGTCGGCGCGTTCGACCGCTCGATCCTCGTCATCATCACGCCGACCGGGACCGGATGGATCGACCCGGCGGCCATCAACACGCTCGAATATCTGCGTGGCGGCGATGTCGCCAGCGTCGCCATCCAGTATTCCTATCTGCCGAGCTGGCTGTCGCTGATGGTCGAGCCCGGTTATGGCGGTGATGCCGCGCGGGCGCTGTTCGCCGAGGTCTATGGCTACTGGACGACGCTGCCCAGGGATCATCGCCCAAAGCTTTATCTGCATGGCCTGAGCCTGGGCGCGATGAACTCGGAGCAATCCAACGAACTGTTCGAGGTGCTCGGCGATCCCTACCAGGGGGCGCTGTGGAGCGGCCCTCCTTATTCGAGCCGCATCTGGCGCTCGATCACCAGCAACCGCAATCCGGGGTCGCCGGCATGGCTGCCGCGCTTTCGCGACGGCTCCTATGTGCGCTTCACCAACCAGGACAACGAACTCGATCTTCCGAATGCGCATTGGGGGCCGATGCGCATCGTCTATCTGCAATATGCCAGCGACGCGGTGACTTTCTTCGAGCCGAGATCCTTCTACAGGGCGCCTGACTGGATGGCGCAACCGCGCGGGCCCGACGTTTCGCCCGATCTGCGCTGGTATCCGATCGTCACCTTCCTGCAACTGGCGGTCGACATGGCGGGAGCCGCGACCATGCCGATGGGTCATGGCCATGTCTATGCGCCGGAACACTATATAGATGCCTGGATCGAGGTGACGGATGTTCAGGGCTGGTCGGCCGACGACATCGCCAGGCTGAAACGTCACTTCGCTCGGAGATAA
- a CDS encoding DUF2007 domain-containing protein, translating into MIELIRTNDAVIISFVESLMRDAGIGCFVADQNMSVLDGSLGILPRRVMVDADRADAARRILTDAGIANEIRTK; encoded by the coding sequence ATGATAGAGCTCATCCGCACCAACGACGCCGTGATCATCTCCTTTGTCGAATCGCTGATGCGCGATGCCGGCATCGGCTGCTTCGTCGCCGACCAGAACATGAGCGTGCTCGACGGCTCGCTCGGTATCCTGCCGCGGCGCGTCATGGTCGACGCCGACCGGGCCGATGCCGCACGGCGCATCCTGACGGACGCCGGCATCGCCAACGAGATCCGTACAAAATAA
- a CDS encoding tRNA1(Val) (adenine(37)-N6)-methyltransferase codes for MSAAPAALAPDTPAHTVDAFHRGRFWLVQPKHGGHRAGMDAMMLAASVPSAFGGRLADFGAGAGAAGLAVLSRCPAAQAVLVERAPEMAAFAAATLAHPGNAHLSDRASVLVADVAVSGQARAAAGLADNDFDYVIMNPPFNAARDRATPERLRKEAHVMEDGLFESWIRSAAAVVRPRGGLAVIARPEQLGAILDAMSGRFGDAEMLAVHPRPDAAAIRIIVRAALGARGKLAIRPPLMLHAQSGNGPDERSEMITNGLASLFGD; via the coding sequence ATGTCGGCCGCGCCAGCCGCCCTTGCCCCGGACACGCCGGCCCATACGGTCGATGCCTTCCATCGCGGCCGGTTCTGGCTCGTGCAGCCCAAGCATGGCGGCCACCGCGCCGGCATGGATGCGATGATGCTGGCGGCATCCGTGCCATCCGCCTTTGGCGGACGCCTGGCCGATTTCGGCGCCGGCGCTGGTGCTGCCGGCCTCGCCGTGCTGTCGCGCTGCCCGGCTGCCCAGGCCGTGCTGGTCGAACGTGCGCCGGAAATGGCCGCCTTCGCGGCGGCCACCCTTGCCCATCCCGGTAATGCGCATCTCAGCGATCGCGCCTCGGTGCTCGTCGCCGATGTCGCGGTTTCAGGCCAGGCCCGAGCGGCAGCTGGTCTAGCCGACAATGACTTCGACTACGTCATCATGAACCCGCCTTTCAACGCCGCCCGGGACCGCGCCACGCCGGAGCGCCTGAGAAAGGAAGCCCATGTCATGGAGGATGGGCTGTTCGAAAGCTGGATCCGCAGTGCGGCGGCGGTGGTCAGGCCGCGCGGCGGGCTTGCCGTCATCGCGCGGCCCGAACAGCTCGGCGCCATTCTCGACGCGATGTCAGGCCGTTTCGGCGATGCCGAGATGCTCGCCGTCCACCCTCGGCCCGATGCAGCGGCGATCCGCATCATCGTGCGGGCAGCGCTCGGGGCACGCGGAAAGCTCGCCATCCGCCCGCCTTTGATGCTTCACGCGCAATCGGGCAATGGCCCCGATGAGCGCAGCGAAATGATCACCAACGGTCTCGCCTCGCTGTTTGGAGATTGA
- a CDS encoding S49 family peptidase, whose translation MKRLLNRLLPKSWRSTVVTIPVIRLHGTIMSGGQFRQNLSLASTAGLIEKAFSFDAPAVAVSINSPGGSPVQSRLIFKRIRDLAVEKNKKVLVFVEDVAASGGYMIAVAGDEIFADPSSIVGSIGVVSASFGFPELMKKIGVERRVHTAGQNKAVLDPFKPEKKEDVERLKALQLEVHDTFIDLVKERRGTKLKDDPDLFTGLFWTGKRGLELGLVDALGDMRTVLKTRFGAKTQLRLVTAPRGFLSRFGLFGSSKGFSAPDIAAAAASGVIDAAEERALWARFGL comes from the coding sequence GTGAAACGCCTTTTGAACCGACTGCTGCCGAAATCCTGGCGCTCCACCGTCGTCACCATTCCGGTCATCCGGCTGCACGGCACGATCATGTCGGGCGGCCAGTTCCGGCAGAATCTGTCGCTGGCCTCCACCGCCGGCCTGATCGAGAAGGCCTTCTCCTTCGACGCGCCGGCGGTCGCCGTCTCGATCAATTCGCCCGGCGGCTCGCCGGTGCAGTCGCGGCTGATCTTCAAGCGCATCCGCGACCTGGCGGTTGAAAAGAACAAGAAGGTGCTGGTCTTCGTCGAGGACGTCGCGGCCTCGGGTGGTTATATGATCGCGGTTGCCGGCGACGAGATCTTTGCCGATCCCTCCTCCATCGTCGGCTCCATCGGCGTGGTCTCGGCCTCCTTCGGTTTCCCGGAACTGATGAAGAAGATCGGGGTCGAGCGCCGCGTCCACACCGCCGGCCAGAACAAGGCGGTGCTCGATCCGTTCAAGCCCGAGAAGAAGGAGGACGTCGAGCGGCTGAAGGCGCTGCAGCTCGAGGTGCACGACACCTTCATCGATCTGGTCAAAGAGCGGCGCGGCACGAAGCTGAAAGACGACCCGGACCTGTTCACCGGCCTGTTCTGGACCGGCAAAAGGGGTCTGGAACTTGGCCTCGTCGATGCGCTCGGCGACATGCGCACGGTGCTGAAGACCCGGTTTGGGGCGAAAACCCAGCTGAGATTGGTCACGGCGCCACGCGGTTTCCTCAGCCGCTTCGGCCTGTTCGGTTCCAGCAAGGGCTTTTCAGCGCCCGATATCGCGGCGGCTGCCGCCAGCGGCGTCATCGATGCGGCGGAAGAGCGCGCATTGTGGGCTCGCTTCGGGCTTTGA
- a CDS encoding membrane protein: MPQIIFFTVVGVAAYFGYRTFVREAERVTAKVRRTEKQAANGAMGTLVKDPKTGEYRLAKD, encoded by the coding sequence ATGCCGCAGATCATTTTCTTCACCGTCGTTGGCGTCGCCGCCTATTTCGGCTACCGCACCTTCGTGCGCGAAGCCGAGCGCGTGACGGCCAAGGTGCGGCGCACCGAAAAGCAGGCGGCCAACGGCGCGATGGGAACGCTGGTCAAGGATCCGAAGACCGGCGAGTACCGGCTGGCCAAGGACTGA
- a CDS encoding 4-(cytidine 5'-diphospho)-2-C-methyl-D-erythritol kinase, which yields MALHVTGRRPDGYHLIESLAVFTRFGDRVEIALTDSDDFTVSGRYASAVPLDASNLVLKARDALRQAAGSERTPPVSIKLEKNLPVASGVGGGSSDAAAVLRGLVQTWALDMDDAGLGRIGLSLGADVPMCLAAKPLVARGIGDELSMVPDFSALGLVLVNPGTPVSTADVFAALSRRDNEPLPPLPRSIDFHSLRNWLEVTRNDLEPAALALQPAIGRALSWLNNAGSGFSRMSGSGATCFGLFETGNVAKRAAAEIRSRQPDWFVAATRSMSSEAE from the coding sequence ATGGCGCTGCATGTCACCGGCAGGCGTCCCGACGGTTATCACCTGATCGAAAGCCTGGCGGTGTTCACGCGTTTTGGCGACAGGGTCGAGATCGCGCTCACCGACAGCGACGATTTCACCGTGTCCGGTCGCTATGCGTCGGCGGTTCCGCTCGACGCCAGCAATCTGGTGCTCAAGGCGCGCGATGCCTTGCGACAAGCGGCCGGGTCCGAAAGAACACCTCCGGTCTCGATAAAGCTGGAAAAGAACCTGCCAGTCGCTTCCGGCGTCGGCGGCGGGTCGAGCGACGCGGCGGCCGTGCTGCGCGGGCTGGTGCAGACATGGGCCTTGGACATGGACGACGCCGGGCTGGGGCGGATCGGCCTCTCGCTTGGCGCCGACGTGCCGATGTGCCTGGCGGCAAAGCCGCTGGTGGCGCGCGGCATTGGCGACGAGCTGTCGATGGTGCCGGACTTTTCGGCACTGGGACTGGTGCTGGTCAATCCGGGCACGCCGGTCTCGACGGCGGATGTCTTCGCCGCACTTTCCCGTCGCGACAATGAGCCACTGCCGCCGCTGCCGCGCAGCATCGATTTTCACAGCTTGCGCAACTGGCTGGAGGTCACCCGCAACGATCTCGAACCTGCGGCCCTGGCACTGCAGCCCGCCATAGGCCGGGCGCTGTCGTGGCTGAACAATGCGGGATCGGGATTTTCACGCATGTCCGGATCGGGCGCGACATGTTTCGGCCTGTTCGAGACCGGCAATGTCGCCAAGCGCGCGGCGGCCGAAATTCGCAGCCGCCAGCCCGACTGGTTCGTCGCCGCGACGCGCAGCATGTCATCGGAGGCTGAGTGA